Within Oncorhynchus gorbuscha isolate QuinsamMale2020 ecotype Even-year unplaced genomic scaffold, OgorEven_v1.0 Un_scaffold_1923, whole genome shotgun sequence, the genomic segment CCGGGAAACTCTGTGTATTTTAGCCTCACACAGACGAAAGAGTAGCGGAGGAAGGAGTTCGCTGCAGTGTTCGCTGTAAAATGTTAGGCGCTGTGGCAGTGCTTCGGTTCTGGGGTTATGTTCTGGGAGTCGTGTTCTCTCCTTGTTCCTCAGTCTGCCCTCTCTGTGTCCATGTTTGCCTGGACAGACCTCCACAGAGCTTTGATGTTCCCCTCTCCGAACCCTGACGCACCTCTCCTCTCAATTAGCTCCAGGAAGAAGGTGTCCTCTGAGAAGATGGGCTTGGTGAACACCTGGAGCAGGTATCTGTTTAGAgggaatgagaagatgggcttggtgaacgcctggagcaggtatctgggaatgagaagatgggcttggtgaacacctggagcaggtatctgggaatgagaagatgggcttggtgaacacctggagcaggtatctgtttagagggaatgagaagatgggctgggtgaacgcctggagcaggtatctgggaatgagaagatgggcttggtgaacgcctggagcaggtatctgggaatgagaagatgggcttggtgaacgcctggagcaggtatctgtttagagggaatgagaagatgggctgggtgaacgcctggagcaggtatctgtttagagggaatgagaagatgggcttggtgaacgcctggagcaggtatctgggaatgagaagatgggctgggtgaacgcctggagcgggtatctgggaatgagaagatgggcttggtgaacgcctggagcaggtatctgggaatgagaagatgggctgggtgaacgcctggagcaggtatctgggaatgagaagatgggctGGGTGAACACCTGGAGCAGGTATCTGTTTAGAgggaatgagaagatgggctgggtgaacgcctggagcaggtatctgggaatgagaagatgggcttggtgaacgcctggagcaggtatctgggaatgagaagatgggcttggtgaacgcctggagcaggtatctgggaatgagaagatgggctGGGTGAACACCTGGAGCAGGTATCTGTTTAGAgggaatgagaagatgggctgggtgaacgcctggagcaggtatctgggaatgagaagatgggcttggtgaacgcctggagcaggtatctgggaatgagaagatgggcttggtgaacgcctggagcaggtatctgggaatgagaagatgggcttggtgaacgcctggagcaggtatctgtctagagggaatgagaagatgggctGGGTGAATgcctggagcaggtatctgggaatgagaagatgggcttggtgaacgcctggagcaggtatctgggaatgagaagatgggcttggtgaacgcctggagcaggtatctgTCTAGAGGGTATGAGAAGATGGGCTGGGTGAACGCATGGAGCAGGTATCtgggaatgagaagatgggctGGGTGAACACCTGGAGCAGGTATCTGTTTAGAgggaatgagaagatgggctgggtgaacgcctggagcaggtatctgggaatgagaagatgggcttggtgaacgcctggagcaggtatctgggaatgagaagatgggcttggtgaacgcctggagcaggtatctgggaatgagaagatgggcttggtgaacgcctggagcaggtatctgtttagagggaatgagaagatgggcttggtgaacgcctggagcaggtatctgggaatgagaagatgggcttggtgaacgcctggagcaggtatctgtttagagggaatgagaagatgggcttggtgaacgcctggagcaggtatctgtttagagggaatgagaagatgggctgggtgaacgcctggagcaggtatctgtttagagggaatgagaagatgggcttggtgaacgcctggagcaggtatctgggaatgagaagatgggctgggtgaacgcctggagcaggtatctgTTTCGAGGGAATGAGAAGAGGTCTGGGTGAAcgcctggagcaggtatctgggaatgagaagatgggctgggtgaacgcctggagcaggtatctgggaatgagaagatgggctgggtgaacgcctggagcaggtatctgggaatgagaagatgggctgggtgaacgcctggagcaggtatctgggaatgagaagatgggctgggtgaacgcctggagcaggtatctgtttgggaatgagaagatggtctgggtgaacgcctggagcaggtatctgggaatgagaagatgggctgggtgaacgcctggagcaggtatctgggaatgagaagagaggaaaacataGGTTAGATATATTGGGTAGCTTCgacctcagtcagtcagtaaaaggACACTGGGTGTCTCACTTCCTTGAAGGTGGTTTCTGATCATCATTAGAAAACATTTATACTCCGACTGACCGGTCTCGACACTCTGACCTCGACACTCTGACCTCGACACTCTGACCTCGA encodes:
- the LOC124024548 gene encoding 4-hydroxyphenylpyruvate dioxygenase-like protein translates to MLSQHSILLDTDLRQVQTDPSCQTTDTQKKRYLLQVFTKPIFSEDTFFLELIERRGASGFGEGNIKALWRSVQANMDTERAD